A region of Flocculibacter collagenilyticus DNA encodes the following proteins:
- the nlpI gene encoding lipoprotein NlpI: protein MKLQLCLYLFFFILCLSGCASTSSKSVVVNSKPSLEHVILAEPLSVSYKSELTLIKLGEILQRAELTDEQRAKLYYDRGVIYDSIGLKSLARLDFNRAIRLKPDLADAYNFIGIHFTLAEDFAEAYEAFDSTLELQPDFSFAYLNRGISLYYGGRFKLAVDDFEAFYELDEDDPYRAVWLYIAEYEVDVLAAKNRLSSSQEKIDESQWAYQLTSLFLEEITPDQFLKGLTEGISTNHELADRLCEAYFYLGKLSAMKGDTGIAANFYKLSLATNVYEYVEHKYAKLELNRMRAQKAKERSTQENGGSI from the coding sequence ATGAAACTACAGCTCTGTTTGTATTTGTTTTTTTTCATTTTATGCCTATCTGGTTGCGCTAGTACGTCTTCAAAGTCAGTTGTAGTTAATAGCAAACCTTCGCTGGAACATGTGATTTTGGCTGAGCCATTATCAGTTAGCTATAAAAGTGAACTTACGTTAATTAAGTTAGGCGAAATATTACAACGCGCAGAGTTAACAGACGAACAACGTGCCAAGCTATATTATGACCGCGGAGTGATATACGACAGTATCGGTCTAAAGTCATTAGCTCGCTTAGACTTCAATCGTGCCATACGGCTTAAACCCGATCTTGCTGATGCGTATAACTTTATTGGGATCCACTTTACGCTTGCCGAAGATTTCGCTGAAGCTTATGAAGCATTCGATTCTACTTTGGAGTTACAACCAGATTTTTCATTTGCATACTTAAATCGTGGTATTTCATTATATTATGGCGGTCGCTTTAAACTAGCGGTTGATGACTTTGAAGCATTTTATGAACTTGACGAAGATGATCCATATCGTGCAGTTTGGCTTTATATTGCCGAGTATGAGGTTGATGTACTTGCTGCTAAAAATAGACTATCTTCAAGCCAAGAAAAAATTGATGAGTCGCAATGGGCTTATCAATTAACATCGCTATTTCTTGAAGAGATCACACCAGATCAATTTTTAAAAGGCCTGACAGAAGGCATCAGTACTAACCATGAGCTTGCAGATAGGCTTTGCGAAGCTTATTTTTATTTAGGCAAACTAAGCGCAATGAAAGGTGATACTGGTATTGCAGCTAATTTTTATAAATTATCATTAGCAACAAATGTATATGAGTATGTTGAGCATAAATATGCCAAGCTTGAGTTAAATAGAATGAGAGCCCAAAAAGCGAAGGAGCGTTCGACTCAAGAAAATGGTGGTAGTATTTAA
- a CDS encoding mechanosensitive ion channel family protein translates to MPNLSRMFTCLLFFISTASYAQQKEEEVTQADIEKALDLSSATETLEQTVIGILHDFISHIPYIIAGLVVLMFTALFSFLIGKFVHKMAGRSDMRNSLRELLQRLTRITVWGFGFLLTAMVIFPGLTPAKALGGLGLASVAIGFAFKEIFENFFAGILLLWKYPFEKGDFIECEGIMGKVEDISVRMSQVRKTDGQLVVMPNSFLFKNPVYVLTNKTIRRITIMTGVAYDEDANAAIPVIEKAVKSCETVKTDQPVEVFLHAFGASSIDIEVAWWATPTPLGYRKSKSEVVGAIKAALDEAGIEIPFPYRTLTFKEPLPIQQQNNGSDLKENVSNEQTDAKESHRPDDSTKHKSKPATNGEAKGGQNTNE, encoded by the coding sequence ATGCCAAACTTAAGTCGCATGTTTACGTGTTTGTTATTTTTTATTTCTACAGCCAGTTATGCTCAGCAAAAAGAAGAAGAAGTCACCCAGGCTGATATAGAAAAAGCACTCGACCTTTCGTCAGCCACCGAGACACTTGAACAAACCGTGATAGGTATCTTGCACGACTTTATTTCCCATATACCTTATATCATTGCTGGTCTTGTTGTTTTAATGTTTACCGCACTATTTTCTTTTTTGATAGGTAAATTTGTACATAAGATGGCAGGCCGTAGTGACATGAGAAATTCATTACGCGAACTGTTACAACGCCTAACCAGAATCACCGTATGGGGCTTTGGCTTTTTGTTAACAGCTATGGTTATCTTCCCGGGGTTAACACCCGCTAAAGCACTTGGAGGTTTAGGTCTCGCATCTGTTGCAATTGGTTTTGCATTTAAAGAAATTTTTGAGAACTTTTTCGCTGGCATATTATTACTGTGGAAATATCCGTTCGAAAAAGGCGACTTTATCGAGTGCGAAGGCATTATGGGCAAAGTGGAGGATATTTCAGTAAGAATGTCTCAAGTACGTAAGACTGATGGACAATTGGTGGTCATGCCAAATTCGTTCTTATTCAAAAACCCTGTCTATGTGCTTACTAACAAAACCATTCGTCGTATTACGATTATGACTGGTGTTGCTTACGATGAAGATGCAAATGCAGCCATTCCCGTTATTGAGAAAGCCGTTAAAAGTTGTGAAACTGTAAAAACAGACCAACCTGTAGAAGTGTTTCTACACGCATTTGGCGCCAGCAGTATAGACATTGAGGTAGCTTGGTGGGCAACGCCGACACCACTTGGCTATAGAAAATCTAAAAGTGAAGTGGTTGGGGCAATCAAGGCAGCCTTAGACGAAGCTGGCATTGAAATTCCGTTTCCTTATCGCACGCTCACTTTCAAGGAACCACTGCCTATTCAGCAACAAAATAATGGTTCTGACTTAAAAGAAAACGTTTCCAACGAGCAAACCGATGCTAAAGAATCACATAGACCAGACGACTCAACAAAACACAAAAGTAAGCCTGCTACAAACGGAGAAGCAAAGGGTGGCCAGAATACGAATGAATAA
- a CDS encoding tetratricopeptide repeat protein codes for MAETTLSDATNQTNHLSLVVSEKDHSRQIETIKVDSVVAKKESNSLLQPAFWADNTPIDSIPPFLTTPSFALLEKQHVQSSANCKITLQFIAATNEDLAHANLLIKQFKQHQQVGTLPVCFKPSLLVKSSQIACNNRQKQRIQCDAAKLVDLQIDKTVSVVVVIAGKGTANFNNGIIYLNNQDDIRVFIHEFAHVLGFKDEYPWSKEQQQELCVGNYPKVLGSNVVWMPEHVDSRINPNLLTLPWFKFKKNNDYYVTEACNSDGGYVLRPAMDVNFMRFYEESIPPMYLKIMQDKLAQGISDVIPYTISIAKAVKKTGYIAPYLHWLERSAELGFNHAQYLLAHEKVNLGEYSKAVYWLTQSASAGFIPAQLSLAHLYIEGQQVKQNLEKAYLWYHKAAQAGDPYAQYFVGKAYENGWGIGKDLEAAFEWYEQAALRHNVLASFHLARFYDEGITVGVNKKEALEWYKQAKKLGHPYAEERLLQLEYEIKSQ; via the coding sequence TTGGCAGAAACAACACTTTCTGATGCCACTAATCAAACAAATCATCTTTCCTTAGTTGTTAGTGAGAAAGATCACAGTAGGCAAATAGAGACAATCAAGGTAGATAGTGTTGTAGCTAAAAAAGAGTCGAATAGCTTACTTCAACCAGCTTTTTGGGCGGATAATACACCGATTGACTCCATTCCTCCTTTTTTAACTACCCCTTCATTTGCCTTGTTAGAAAAACAACACGTACAGAGTTCAGCAAACTGTAAGATTACGCTTCAATTTATTGCGGCAACAAACGAAGATTTAGCCCACGCCAATTTATTAATAAAACAATTTAAACAACATCAGCAAGTTGGCACGTTGCCAGTATGTTTTAAACCCAGCTTGTTAGTGAAATCAAGTCAGATAGCTTGTAATAATAGACAAAAACAGCGAATACAATGCGATGCCGCAAAATTGGTAGATTTACAGATTGATAAAACGGTAAGCGTGGTGGTGGTGATTGCAGGCAAAGGCACTGCTAATTTCAATAATGGCATTATTTACCTAAACAATCAGGATGATATTCGCGTATTTATTCATGAGTTTGCACATGTGTTAGGTTTTAAAGATGAATATCCTTGGAGTAAAGAGCAGCAGCAGGAGTTGTGCGTAGGCAATTATCCTAAAGTGTTAGGCAGTAACGTAGTATGGATGCCTGAACACGTTGACTCGCGCATTAACCCGAACTTACTCACATTACCTTGGTTTAAATTTAAAAAAAATAACGACTACTACGTCACAGAAGCGTGTAACAGTGACGGCGGGTATGTGTTAAGGCCTGCAATGGATGTGAACTTTATGCGTTTTTACGAAGAAAGCATACCGCCAATGTACCTTAAAATAATGCAAGATAAGCTAGCACAAGGTATTAGTGATGTTATTCCGTACACGATTAGTATTGCGAAAGCCGTGAAAAAAACAGGCTACATTGCACCATATTTACATTGGTTAGAACGCTCAGCCGAGCTAGGTTTTAACCACGCACAATATTTATTAGCGCACGAAAAGGTTAATTTAGGTGAGTACAGTAAAGCGGTTTATTGGTTAACACAATCAGCTTCAGCGGGGTTTATTCCAGCACAGCTAAGTTTGGCGCATTTGTATATTGAAGGTCAGCAAGTAAAGCAAAACTTAGAAAAAGCATACCTTTGGTATCACAAAGCCGCACAAGCTGGCGATCCGTACGCGCAATACTTTGTGGGTAAAGCTTATGAAAACGGCTGGGGAATTGGCAAGGATTTAGAAGCTGCATTTGAATGGTATGAACAGGCGGCACTTAGACATAATGTGCTAGCAAGTTTTCACCTCGCACGATTTTATGACGAGGGTATTACGGTAGGCGTGAATAAAAAAGAAGCGCTTGAGTGGTATAAGCAAGCAAAAAAACTTGGCCACCCTTATGCTGAAGAACGATTGTTGCAGTTAGAGTATGAAATTAAATCGCAATAA